The Channa argus isolate prfri chromosome 14, Channa argus male v1.0, whole genome shotgun sequence genome includes a window with the following:
- the angptl4 gene encoding angiopoietin-related protein 4, with the protein MKITLVSLTLCLVVVIATGFPFERKGGSASGGAAKEKRVQYAAWDDVNVIAHGLLQLGQGLKEHVDKTKVQMRDISTKLKVFNRTVTEMSKESQRLQLEGEVLKVRAQGLEDREGHLLNVTAELREKAEEMQQERRTMSERMSRLEERVDSMLQGNMGLSEANTGAKNNSDARSIQLMLEAQNRRIDDLMERIRLQQEKLDKQNVRIRTLQSQIQQSKQRHNLRSSNGSAQSGVTEQHDSPVEMVSDCHELFLRGETISGVYTIQPKNAEPFNVFCEMTTDGGWTVIQRRQDGSVDFDQSWKAYEKGFGSLNGEFWLGLEKIYSIAKDGGYILNINLSDWGDDLVSVRLPFQLGGEETKYSLQIPEADTFSTLESSLGTDATSGLPFSTHDQDNDQKNDINCAKHLSGGWWFSNCGRSNLNGRYFQSPPPKQRHQRKQGIFWKTWRGRYYPLKSSVMMIAPSVIENKS; encoded by the exons ATGAAGATAACATTGGTAAGTCTGACTCTCTGCCTGGTGGTGGTCATTGCCACAGGTTTTCCTTTCGAGAGGAAAGGGGGCTCAGCCTCTGGCGGCGCTGCCAAGGAGAAGCGCGTACAGTATGCTGCATGGGATGACGTGAATGTCATTGCCCATGGCCTGCTGCAGCTGGGCCAGGGACTGAAAGAACACGTGGACAAAACCAAAGTCCAGATGAGGGACATTTCCACCAAGCTAAAGGTCTTTAATCGCACCGTGACCGAGATGAGCAAAGAAAGCCAGAGGCTGCAACTCGAGGGAGAGGTTCTGAAGGTTCGGGCCCAGGGACTAGAAGACAGAGAGGGGCACCTGCTGAATGTCACAGCCGAGCTGAGGGAGAAGGCAGAAGAGATGCAGCAGGAGAGGAGGACGATGAGTGAGAGGATGAGCAGGCTGGAGGAGAGGGTGGACAGCATGCTGCAGGGAAACATGGGGCTGTCTGAGGCAAACACTGGTGCCAAGAACAACAGCGACGCCCGCAGCATCCAG TTGATGTTGGAGGCTCAGAACAGACGTATTGACGATCTGATGGAGAGGATCAGACTGCAACAGGAGAAGCTGGACAAGCAGAATGTGCGCATCAGGACTCTTCAAAGTCAG ATCCAGCAGtcaaaacagagacacaaccTGCGGAGCAGCAATGGCTCCGCGCAAAGTGGCGTCACGGAGCAGCACGACTCCCCCGTCG AGATGGTGTCAGACTGTCATGAGCTGTTCCTGAGAGGAGAGACCATTAGTGGGGTCTACACTATCCAGCCAAAAAATGCAGAGCCCTTTAATGTCTTCTGTGAAATGACAACTG ATGGTGGATGGACAGTGATCCAAAGGCGCCAAGATGGCTCTGTTGACTTTGACCAGTCGTGGAAAGCCTATGAGAAAGGCTTTGGCAgcctaaatg GAGAGTTTTGGTTGGGCCTAGAAAAGATTTACTCCATTGCCAAAGATGGTGGCTACATCCTCAACATCAACCTCTCTGACTGGGGGGATGACTTAGTATCTGTGCGCCTCCCCTTCCAACTGGGTGGAGAGGAAACAAAGTACTCACTTCAGATTCCAGAGGCTGACACGTTCAGCACCCTGGAGAGCTCCCTGGGGACTGATGCCACATCTGGCCTGCCTTTCTCCACCCATGATCAAGACAATGACCAGAAAAATGACATCAATTGTGCCAAACACCTCTCTG gTGGTTGGTGGTTCAGCAATTGTGGTCGCTCCAACTTGAATGGTAGATACTTCCAGAGCCCTCCTCCAAAGCAGCGACATCAGAGGAAACAGGGCATCTTCTGGAAGACCTGGAGGGGCCGCTACTACCCTCTAAAGTCCAGTGTGATGATGATCGCCCCAAGCGTGATCGAAAACAAATCATAA